The following proteins are encoded in a genomic region of Maribacter hydrothermalis:
- a CDS encoding acyltransferase family protein, which yields MPVKQRIYQIDLLRFIAAVGIMLVHYLYRGFKADNLTNLSFLELSGEWIKYCAVFIDLFFIISGFVITLSVSNKSVTYFFKSRVVRLFSVYWLCAFITFMVTIYFGAPRFHATFGQFLFNLTLLQDFFDVERLDGAYWTMAVELRFYALALAYLILYRYKKIKITTIAYIWLALSIIYPFVQGNIIVRVLNLFLMFEWAPAFIGGILMAEIYKNKKISLKNGSAIFICFILSTFHRMIYAKMAMIIYQETFSKPIIVAVMFSVYAIMLMVILGRLKWLNKPYFLYLGIMTYPLYLLHQRIGYIIFNNLMDHFNKYLILVGTITLMITVSFIIVKYIAGPLSNFLEKYLGLTIDYFLNLKWVSNSLKPNKLENLPSSISDK from the coding sequence ATGCCTGTTAAACAACGTATTTACCAAATAGATTTGCTACGATTTATTGCCGCCGTTGGCATTATGCTAGTTCACTATTTGTACAGAGGCTTCAAAGCGGACAACTTAACGAACTTAAGTTTTTTGGAACTTTCAGGTGAATGGATAAAATACTGTGCTGTATTCATTGATTTATTTTTTATTATTAGTGGTTTTGTAATTACACTCTCGGTTTCAAATAAATCTGTTACTTATTTTTTTAAATCTAGGGTAGTGCGCCTATTTTCGGTGTATTGGCTTTGTGCGTTTATCACATTCATGGTAACGATATATTTTGGAGCACCAAGATTTCATGCAACTTTTGGTCAATTTTTATTCAATTTAACCTTATTACAAGACTTCTTTGATGTAGAAAGGTTAGATGGTGCTTATTGGACCATGGCCGTTGAGCTAAGGTTTTACGCTCTTGCCTTAGCTTACTTAATTTTATATCGCTACAAAAAAATCAAAATTACGACAATTGCTTATATATGGTTAGCCTTATCAATTATCTATCCATTTGTGCAAGGAAATATCATTGTTCGTGTCCTAAACTTGTTTTTAATGTTCGAATGGGCTCCCGCCTTTATTGGAGGTATTCTTATGGCCGAAATATATAAGAATAAAAAAATAAGTTTAAAAAATGGTTCAGCTATTTTTATATGTTTTATTCTTTCTACTTTTCATAGAATGATTTACGCAAAAATGGCCATGATCATTTATCAAGAAACCTTTTCAAAACCTATTATTGTTGCAGTAATGTTCTCAGTATATGCTATTATGTTAATGGTTATTTTAGGTCGTTTAAAATGGTTAAACAAACCCTATTTTTTGTATTTAGGAATTATGACCTACCCATTATATCTTCTTCATCAGCGAATTGGGTATATCATTTTCAACAATCTAATGGACCACTTCAATAAATATTTAATTCTAGTAGGTACCATAACCCTTATGATAACAGTATCTTTTATTATCGTTAAATATATAGCAGGGCCGTTATCTAATTTTCTTGAAAAATACCTTGGATTAACAATAGATTACTTCTTAAATCTAAAATGGGTAAGCAACTCTTTAAAACCTAACAAGCTAGAAAATTTACCTAGTAGTATTTCTGATAAATAA
- a CDS encoding YfiT family bacillithiol transferase has translation MEEIEKLKYPIGHFECPSEISIEKINEWILVLDELPKKLSSLVSNYSEEKLNTPYREEGWTVRQVIHHLADSHHHSYTRFKWALTEDKPLIKAYDEKEWSDLFDAKTAPITLSLSYLTALHAKLVYLLKGISAKDYHKFYIHPEGQVSVSVAENLGKYAWHSNHHYAHIKNLATKNKW, from the coding sequence ATGGAAGAAATAGAAAAATTAAAATATCCGATAGGTCATTTTGAATGTCCTTCAGAGATTTCAATAGAAAAGATAAATGAATGGATTTTAGTTTTAGACGAACTTCCAAAAAAACTTTCAAGCTTGGTATCTAACTACTCCGAGGAGAAATTAAACACACCGTATAGAGAAGAGGGGTGGACAGTTAGGCAAGTTATTCATCATTTAGCGGATAGTCACCATCATAGCTATACAAGATTTAAATGGGCCTTAACTGAGGATAAACCATTAATAAAAGCATATGATGAAAAGGAGTGGAGTGATTTATTTGACGCTAAGACAGCACCAATTACATTGTCGTTAAGTTATTTAACTGCCTTACATGCTAAATTGGTGTATCTACTAAAAGGTATTTCAGCAAAAGATTATCACAAATTCTATATTCATCCAGAAGGACAGGTAAGTGTCTCTGTAGCCGAAAATTTAGGTAAATATGCATGGCATAGCAATCATCACTACGCTCATATTAAAAATTTAGCTACAAAAAATAAGTGGTAG
- a CDS encoding tRNA-binding protein — MNETISWKDFSKIDMRTGTIVAVFEFPEARNPSYKLHIDFGEEIGTRKTSAQVTKNYEKKELIGLQVIAVINFPKKQIANFMSECLILGAVENDAVILIQPRMKVPNGLKIS, encoded by the coding sequence ATGAACGAGACTATTTCATGGAAAGACTTTAGTAAAATTGACATGAGAACGGGAACCATAGTCGCCGTTTTCGAGTTTCCAGAAGCAAGAAACCCATCGTACAAATTGCATATAGATTTTGGAGAAGAAATTGGAACTAGAAAGACCTCTGCGCAGGTTACAAAAAACTATGAAAAAAAAGAACTTATAGGTTTGCAAGTGATTGCAGTAATTAATTTTCCTAAAAAACAAATTGCTAATTTTATGAGTGAATGTCTTATATTAGGAGCGGTTGAGAACGATGCAGTAATTTTAATTCAACCTCGAATGAAAGTACCTAACGGATTAAAAATCTCATAG
- a CDS encoding ABC transporter ATP-binding protein — protein MKELKHLNKYFKKYRLKLLLGIVITIVARLFQLVMPSYVNKSISIVEQYIRTEIEKTTAQELLLNYILIIVGAALLSGFFTFLMRQTIINISRYIEYDLKNEIFDHYQKLSLNFYKKHRTGDLMNRISEDVNEVRMYAGPAIMYGIQTLTLFACLIPLMFIKAPTLAAYTLLPLPILSVMIYQISKIIHKRSTIVQQYLSNLSTFTQEVFSGVSVIKAYALEPQTNNELTALAVDGKEKSVSLAKVNAWFFPLMILLIGISNILVIYIGGKQYLAGEISVGLIAEFILYVNMLTWPVAIVGWLTSIVQRAAASQERINEFLKVAPELKNTPSYTQEIKGKIEFKNVSFTYEDTGITALNNLSFTVMEGETTAILGKTGSGKSTILDLVARLYDTTSGEILIDDEPIKHFDLTNLRESIGAVPQDAFLFSDSIKNNIKFGKENASDEEIINIAKDAVVHENIIGFSKKYDTVLGERGITLSGGQKQRVSIARALIKKPKIYLFDDCLSAVDTETEEEILNNLKKASKNRTTLIVSHRVSSAKNADRILVLDEGKLIQQGTHDELNTQEGYYKELYHKQLSEKEN, from the coding sequence ATGAAAGAACTTAAGCATCTAAATAAATACTTTAAAAAATACAGGCTTAAACTTTTATTAGGAATAGTTATTACTATTGTGGCACGTCTTTTTCAGTTGGTGATGCCATCTTATGTCAACAAATCTATTTCTATTGTTGAGCAATATATCAGAACGGAAATTGAAAAAACAACAGCTCAAGAGTTACTATTAAATTACATTTTAATTATAGTAGGTGCTGCGTTACTATCTGGCTTTTTTACTTTTTTAATGCGCCAGACCATTATAAACATTTCTAGATATATTGAATATGATTTAAAAAATGAAATTTTTGACCACTATCAAAAATTAAGTCTCAACTTTTATAAAAAACACAGAACAGGAGATTTAATGAATAGAATTAGTGAGGATGTCAACGAAGTTCGTATGTATGCGGGACCTGCAATTATGTATGGTATACAAACACTTACCTTATTTGCGTGCTTAATACCTTTAATGTTCATTAAAGCTCCTACATTAGCAGCATATACCCTATTACCCTTACCTATTTTGTCCGTCATGATTTACCAAATAAGTAAAATCATTCATAAAAGAAGTACTATCGTACAGCAATACTTATCCAATTTATCAACTTTTACGCAAGAAGTATTTTCGGGAGTATCTGTTATAAAAGCTTATGCTTTAGAACCACAAACCAATAATGAATTAACGGCACTTGCTGTAGATGGAAAAGAAAAGAGTGTAAGCCTAGCTAAAGTTAATGCGTGGTTTTTTCCTTTAATGATTTTATTAATTGGCATTAGCAATATTTTAGTAATTTACATTGGTGGCAAACAATATCTTGCGGGTGAAATTAGCGTTGGGCTAATTGCCGAATTTATACTATACGTAAATATGCTTACCTGGCCAGTTGCTATTGTAGGCTGGTTAACATCTATTGTACAAAGAGCGGCAGCAAGTCAAGAAAGAATTAACGAATTTTTGAAGGTAGCTCCTGAATTAAAGAATACGCCAAGTTATACACAAGAAATAAAAGGTAAAATAGAATTCAAAAATGTAAGCTTCACTTATGAAGACACAGGAATAACAGCGTTGAATAACCTTTCATTTACAGTAATGGAAGGGGAAACCACAGCTATTTTAGGTAAAACTGGGTCAGGAAAATCTACAATATTAGATTTAGTTGCAAGACTATACGACACAACTTCTGGAGAAATATTGATTGATGACGAACCAATTAAGCATTTTGACCTGACCAATTTAAGAGAATCAATTGGTGCGGTTCCACAAGACGCATTTCTATTTTCCGATAGTATTAAAAACAATATTAAGTTTGGTAAAGAAAATGCCAGCGATGAAGAAATTATTAACATTGCTAAAGATGCCGTAGTACATGAAAATATTATAGGGTTTTCTAAAAAGTACGATACGGTATTAGGAGAAAGAGGTATAACACTTAGTGGTGGTCAAAAACAACGTGTTTCTATTGCACGCGCCTTAATTAAAAAACCTAAAATATATTTATTTGACGATTGCCTTTCTGCAGTAGATACAGAAACAGAAGAAGAAATTTTAAATAATCTTAAAAAAGCTTCTAAGAATAGAACTACACTAATTGTAAGCCATAGGGTTTCATCGGCCAAAAATGCAGATAGAATACTTGTTTTAGATGAAGGCAAACTAATTCAACAAGGAACGCATGATGAATTAAACACCCAAGAAGGCTACTACAAAGAGCTATACCACAAACAGCTCTCAGAGAAAGAAAATTAG
- a CDS encoding peptidylprolyl isomerase, with translation MEEGIYAKFNTSKGEILVKLTHDKTPGTVGNFVALAEGNQKNSAKSIGEPYYDGLKFHRVIPDFMIQGGCPQGRGTGDAGYKFDDEFHAELTHNAPGVLSMANSGPGTNGSQFFITHVATPWLDNKHTVFGHVTEGQEVVDSIAQEDLIKSLEIVRVGEDAKKWDAVKAFQNFNASGEARLAAEKAKQEAELDKVAAGFESTASGLRYKMIQKGNGAQAQSGKNVSVHYEGSLLNGQVFDSSYKRNSPIDFELGIGQVIPGWDEGISLLKVGDKARFVIPSNLAYGAAGAGGVIPPNATLIFDVELMKVG, from the coding sequence ATGGAAGAAGGAATTTACGCTAAGTTTAATACAAGCAAAGGTGAAATTTTAGTAAAGTTAACACACGATAAAACTCCAGGAACAGTGGGTAATTTTGTGGCACTGGCAGAGGGAAATCAAAAAAATAGTGCAAAAAGCATAGGCGAACCATATTATGATGGATTAAAATTCCATAGGGTTATTCCAGATTTTATGATTCAAGGAGGATGTCCTCAAGGAAGAGGTACTGGTGATGCTGGTTATAAGTTTGATGATGAATTTCATGCTGAATTAACACATAATGCTCCGGGTGTACTTTCAATGGCAAATTCTGGACCAGGCACTAATGGAAGTCAGTTTTTTATAACTCATGTCGCTACACCATGGTTAGATAATAAGCATACCGTATTTGGACATGTTACAGAAGGACAAGAAGTCGTTGATTCAATTGCACAAGAGGATTTAATTAAGTCTTTAGAAATTGTAAGAGTAGGTGAAGATGCTAAAAAATGGGATGCAGTAAAAGCATTTCAAAATTTTAACGCTTCTGGTGAAGCTCGTTTAGCTGCTGAAAAAGCAAAGCAAGAGGCTGAACTTGACAAAGTAGCTGCTGGTTTTGAATCAACAGCATCTGGCCTTCGTTATAAAATGATTCAAAAAGGTAATGGAGCACAGGCCCAAAGTGGCAAAAACGTATCTGTCCATTATGAAGGGTCTCTTTTAAACGGTCAAGTTTTTGATTCTTCCTACAAACGAAATTCTCCTATTGATTTCGAATTGGGAATTGGTCAAGTTATCCCTGGTTGGGATGAAGGTATTTCTTTGTTGAAAGTTGGTGACAAAGCCCGTTTCGTGATTCCATCGAATTTGGCATACGGTGCTGCAGGTGCTGGTGGTGTTATACCCCCAAATGCAACATTAATATTCGATGTAGAATTAATGAAAGTCGGTTAA
- a CDS encoding lysophospholipid acyltransferase family protein, producing MSGLYSIVKYVVKTGLYGYHKKIVISGLENIPKDKPVLFLPNHQSALIDILLIATDCNRKPFFLTRSDVFNGKFLKRVFSYFQMLPIYRMRDGRETLTNNSFIFDTCAEILNDGNAIVIFPEANHNLQRRVRPLSKGFTRIIMRSFELYPNLDIQLVPVGLNYKNAVHFPDQVAVRYGKPISAKSLFNVKAINQSSQIIKDSVALALKELTTHIENEYDLTLNRLMNDKVNFLNPSEVNKTILSYSQQQQHIEIIPVDQEKTDFFKLLFEVLNFPIVTLWRLWLKPKVPEAEFMGTFRFALAFICYPIYLLTIFLILFYFFPLALALVITGLLTFLNVFLVKYVLR from the coding sequence TTGAGTGGGTTATATTCCATAGTAAAATATGTTGTAAAAACCGGACTATATGGCTATCATAAGAAGATTGTAATTTCTGGTTTGGAGAATATACCTAAAGATAAACCTGTTCTGTTTTTGCCTAATCATCAAAGTGCTTTAATTGATATTCTTCTTATTGCAACAGATTGTAATCGGAAACCTTTTTTCTTAACTAGATCAGATGTTTTTAATGGAAAATTCCTAAAACGTGTATTCTCCTATTTTCAAATGTTGCCCATATACCGTATGCGCGATGGTCGTGAAACGCTAACTAACAATAGTTTTATTTTTGATACTTGCGCCGAAATATTAAATGATGGGAATGCAATTGTAATTTTTCCAGAGGCAAATCATAATCTTCAACGTAGAGTTAGGCCTTTGAGTAAAGGGTTTACAAGAATAATAATGAGGAGTTTTGAGCTTTATCCAAATTTGGATATTCAATTAGTTCCTGTAGGTTTAAATTATAAAAACGCTGTTCATTTTCCTGACCAGGTTGCAGTACGTTATGGAAAACCAATTTCGGCTAAAAGCCTATTTAATGTAAAGGCTATAAATCAATCCAGTCAAATTATAAAGGATAGCGTCGCTTTGGCCTTAAAAGAACTTACTACGCATATAGAGAATGAGTATGATCTTACTTTGAATAGGTTAATGAATGATAAAGTAAATTTTCTTAATCCGTCTGAAGTAAATAAAACTATCCTTTCATATAGTCAACAACAACAGCATATTGAAATTATTCCTGTTGATCAAGAAAAAACAGATTTTTTTAAATTGTTATTTGAGGTCTTAAACTTTCCGATCGTAACCTTATGGCGTCTTTGGTTAAAACCAAAAGTACCTGAAGCTGAATTTATGGGAACTTTTAGGTTTGCACTTGCCTTTATTTGCTACCCAATTTATCTTTTGACCATTTTTTTAATACTATTCTATTTCTTTCCTTTAGCTCTAGCATTAGTAATCACTGGTCTGTTAACATTTTTGAATGTGTTTTTAGTAAAATATGTATTGCGTTAA
- a CDS encoding DUF1573 domain-containing protein — translation MKKIVLIVGLVSMVAFTSCKDNASSKIKMDNVEEAAVRDEAAKAVPVMSFEKAEHDFGTIEQGAAQETVFKFTNTGNAPLIITDAKSSCGCTVPNPPKDPIAPGETGELTVNFNGAGQNQVTKTITVTANTEKGSELLRIKAFVNPKGAAPLGPVK, via the coding sequence ATGAAAAAAATAGTATTAATTGTTGGTCTTGTATCAATGGTAGCTTTTACTTCTTGTAAAGACAATGCATCAAGTAAAATTAAGATGGACAATGTAGAAGAAGCTGCAGTTAGAGATGAAGCAGCAAAAGCAGTACCTGTAATGTCTTTTGAAAAGGCAGAACATGACTTTGGAACAATTGAGCAAGGTGCGGCACAGGAAACAGTTTTTAAATTTACTAATACAGGTAACGCCCCTTTAATTATTACCGATGCTAAAAGTAGCTGTGGTTGTACGGTTCCTAATCCTCCTAAAGATCCAATTGCACCAGGTGAAACAGGAGAACTAACCGTTAATTTTAACGGAGCTGGACAAAATCAGGTTACTAAGACCATTACTGTTACGGCAAATACTGAAAAAGGTTCCGAGCTTTTAAGAATTAAAGCTTTTGTAAACCCAAAAGGAGCAGCTCCATTAGGACCTGTTAAATAA
- a CDS encoding PUR family DNA/RNA-binding protein, with protein MSERDLSDQEEIHSKVLRAGRRTYFFDVRSTKAGDYYLTITESKKFTHDDGSFHYKKHKIYLYKEDFDAFKENVEEMMDFIINEKGSEVISERHQKDFKKEETETEIEEETKTASTSSFTDVSFEDI; from the coding sequence ATGAGCGAAAGAGATTTATCAGATCAGGAAGAAATTCACTCCAAAGTTTTACGCGCAGGTAGAAGAACATACTTTTTCGATGTAAGAAGTACCAAGGCTGGGGATTATTACCTTACGATAACAGAAAGTAAGAAGTTTACACATGATGATGGTTCATTCCATTATAAAAAGCACAAAATTTATTTATACAAAGAAGACTTTGACGCCTTTAAAGAGAATGTTGAAGAAATGATGGACTTCATTATTAATGAAAAAGGTAGCGAAGTAATTTCCGAAAGACATCAAAAAGACTTTAAGAAAGAAGAAACAGAAACTGAAATTGAAGAAGAAACAAAAACAGCAAGTACTTCTAGTTTTACAGATGTTAGTTTTGAAGATATCTAA
- a CDS encoding peroxiredoxin: MSTIRLGDKAPDFTADSSMGTINLYDYLGDSWGILFSHPADFTPVCTTELGTAAKFKGEFDKRNVKMLALSVDGAASHAEWIKDINEVQNTIVNFPIIADEDKKVSNLYDMIHPNADNNLTVRSVYIIAPDKSVKLTLTYPASTGRNFYELLRVVDSLQLTAYHKVATPANWEQGKDVVVSPAISTADAKEMFSKGVTEVKPYLRMTPDPTN, translated from the coding sequence ATGTCAACAATACGATTAGGGGATAAAGCACCAGATTTTACAGCAGATAGTTCTATGGGTACCATTAATTTATATGATTATTTAGGAGACAGTTGGGGAATATTATTCTCTCACCCTGCAGATTTTACCCCAGTTTGTACCACTGAGTTAGGTACTGCTGCTAAATTTAAGGGTGAGTTTGATAAAAGAAATGTAAAAATGCTTGCTTTAAGTGTAGATGGCGCCGCATCACATGCAGAATGGATTAAAGATATAAATGAAGTACAAAATACAATTGTAAACTTCCCTATTATAGCAGATGAAGATAAGAAAGTATCTAATTTATATGATATGATACACCCAAATGCGGATAATAATTTAACAGTACGCTCTGTCTATATAATTGCCCCAGATAAAAGTGTGAAATTAACACTTACCTACCCTGCCTCCACTGGTCGTAATTTTTACGAGCTATTAAGAGTTGTAGATTCTTTACAGCTTACAGCCTACCATAAAGTTGCTACGCCCGCAAATTGGGAACAAGGTAAAGATGTTGTAGTTAGTCCCGCTATTTCTACAGCTGATGCAAAAGAAATGTTTAGCAAGGGAGTAACTGAAGTAAAACCATACTTAAGGATGACTCCCGACCCAACAAATTAA
- a CDS encoding cold-shock protein: protein MSKGTVKFFNDSKGYGFITEDGSNEDHFVHISGLIDEVREGDVVEFELQQGKKGLNAVNVKVLD from the coding sequence ATGAGTAAAGGAACAGTAAAATTCTTCAATGATTCTAAAGGTTACGGATTTATCACTGAAGATGGTTCAAACGAAGATCATTTTGTACACATTTCTGGCTTAATCGATGAAGTTCGTGAAGGTGATGTTGTAGAATTTGAACTACAACAAGGTAAAAAAGGATTAAACGCCGTTAATGTGAAGGTACTTGACTAG
- a CDS encoding GNAT family N-acetyltransferase, whose translation MKSSLKFILLEPKLYDIYITIGTRAYNQHYRHLWPNGDTTTYIENSFTKEVLANEELNTNTELYLLEKDGDYKGLLKLEINKSIANFNKKEALYLDKIYILQEFTGMGIGKATLDFVEARAREFSKKAIFLASMQSGAALPFYLANKFIIIDTTKVPFNNVIEKEKPMYILLKEV comes from the coding sequence ATGAAATCTTCTCTTAAATTTATTTTGCTTGAACCCAAACTATACGACATATACATTACAATTGGCACCAGAGCCTATAATCAACATTACCGTCATCTTTGGCCAAATGGTGACACAACGACCTATATCGAAAATAGCTTTACCAAAGAAGTACTAGCAAACGAAGAGTTAAACACGAACACCGAACTTTACTTACTTGAAAAAGATGGAGATTATAAAGGCCTGTTAAAATTAGAAATTAACAAATCCATTGCTAATTTTAATAAAAAAGAGGCACTTTATTTAGATAAAATTTACATCCTACAAGAGTTTACGGGAATGGGAATAGGTAAGGCTACATTAGATTTTGTTGAGGCAAGAGCTAGAGAATTTTCTAAGAAAGCAATATTTTTAGCCTCCATGCAAAGTGGTGCAGCCCTTCCTTTTTATTTAGCAAACAAGTTTATTATTATTGATACTACGAAAGTACCATTCAATAATGTCATCGAAAAAGAAAAACCAATGTATATTTTATTAAAAGAGGTTTAA
- a CDS encoding thioredoxin family protein, with the protein MARTESNMLALGTIAPEFSLLDTISETTTNLHSLVGSHGTVIMFICNHCPFVIHVNPEITKLANEYQKKGIEFIAISSNDVAKYPEDGPKFMRLKAKAEGYTFPYLYDENQMIAKKYEAACTPDFYLFDNKLKLTYRGQLDDSRPGNKLPLNGKDLRKAIDCLLSGKKNAEIQKPSIGCGIKWKNK; encoded by the coding sequence ATGGCAAGAACAGAAAGCAACATGTTAGCTTTAGGAACGATAGCTCCAGAATTTAGTTTATTGGATACTATTAGTGAAACAACCACAAATCTTCATTCTTTAGTAGGATCTCATGGTACTGTAATTATGTTTATTTGTAATCATTGTCCTTTTGTTATTCATGTAAATCCAGAAATAACAAAACTTGCAAATGAATATCAAAAAAAAGGAATAGAATTTATTGCTATTTCTAGTAACGATGTTGCGAAATACCCAGAGGACGGACCTAAATTTATGCGATTAAAAGCAAAAGCCGAAGGGTATACATTTCCATATTTGTACGATGAAAACCAAATGATTGCCAAAAAATATGAAGCAGCATGTACTCCAGATTTTTATCTTTTCGACAATAAACTAAAATTGACGTATAGAGGTCAGCTAGACGATTCCAGACCTGGTAATAAGTTGCCATTAAATGGAAAAGATCTAAGAAAAGCAATTGACTGCCTGTTATCAGGAAAAAAGAATGCTGAAATTCAAAAGCCAAGTATTGGCTGTGGTATAAAATGGAAAAACAAATAA
- the nusB gene encoding transcription antitermination factor NusB, whose product MLTRRHIRVKVMQSIYALIQSKDDSLQKQEKFLKVSIENTYTLYLLWLSLFIEIHKRAADQISLSANKYIADKKQKFPNPNRFIQNRLLLQIADNKLLAEEITHRNLDNWYLNEEYVKLIYKDIVDSDAYQDYMSVAESDYASDKELILTLFKTIIAPNEKIYDYFEDDKLTWVDDIPIVNTFVLKHLKKAKPVHPESYFLPSLMKDDDDMQYALQLLSRTLLKNEALEKEIEGKTPNWDKDRIAEIDSILLKMAICELLHFPSIPEKVTINEYLEIAKEYSTPKSSIFINGILDKLTKEYKSEGKLNKMGRGLL is encoded by the coding sequence ATGCTTACAAGAAGGCACATTAGGGTAAAGGTAATGCAAAGTATTTACGCTCTAATTCAATCCAAGGATGATTCCTTGCAAAAACAAGAGAAGTTTTTAAAAGTAAGCATAGAGAATACCTATACGCTTTACTTACTTTGGCTTAGTCTTTTTATAGAAATACATAAAAGAGCCGCAGACCAAATTTCGTTATCGGCCAATAAATATATTGCTGATAAAAAGCAAAAATTTCCAAATCCTAATAGGTTTATTCAAAACAGACTATTGTTGCAAATTGCGGACAATAAGTTATTGGCCGAAGAAATTACACATAGAAATTTAGATAATTGGTATTTAAACGAAGAGTATGTTAAACTTATCTATAAAGATATTGTAGATAGCGATGCTTACCAAGATTATATGTCTGTAGCGGAAAGCGATTATGCTTCTGATAAGGAATTGATATTGACATTGTTTAAAACCATTATAGCTCCTAACGAAAAAATCTATGATTATTTTGAAGATGATAAACTAACATGGGTAGACGATATTCCTATTGTGAATACTTTTGTATTAAAACATTTAAAGAAAGCAAAACCTGTACATCCTGAATCTTACTTCTTACCCAGCTTAATGAAAGATGATGACGATATGCAATATGCACTACAGCTACTCTCTAGAACGTTGCTGAAAAATGAAGCCTTAGAAAAAGAGATTGAAGGCAAAACACCAAACTGGGATAAAGACCGTATTGCAGAGATAGATAGTATCTTATTAAAAATGGCCATATGTGAGTTATTACACTTCCCTTCTATACCAGAAAAGGTTACTATTAATGAATATTTAGAAATAGCTAAAGAGTACTCTACCCCAAAAAGTAGCATATTTATAAATGGTATTTTAGATAAGCTTACTAAAGAATATAAGAGTGAAGGAAAGCTTAACAAAATGGGTAGGGGGCTATTATAA
- a CDS encoding bile acid:sodium symporter family protein — protein MTENILDNVHINFDTGSLWVMNLVLGLVMFGVALEISIKDFKPLWLKPKALLVGLLSQFILLPAITYLLVVFIEPLPSIALGMFMVAACPGGNISNFISYLAKANTALSVSLTAIATLLAVVLTPLNFHFWTMLYTPSSSLVQEISISSFEMIKLVSLLLGLPLLLGMYVNYLNEKFALKIAKKLKFVSLIFFVSLVFIALYNNRVVFMDYVFYVFWIVLIHNLIAFTTGYSVGKLFRLPNHSVRSVTIETGIQNSGLGLLLIFTFFDGLGGMALLAAFWGIWHIVSGLILAGLWNYKAVIKERLV, from the coding sequence TTGACTGAAAACATTTTAGATAACGTACATATTAATTTTGATACAGGGTCATTATGGGTAATGAACCTTGTATTAGGTTTAGTAATGTTTGGTGTTGCTTTGGAAATTTCGATAAAAGACTTTAAACCTTTATGGTTAAAACCTAAGGCACTACTAGTAGGGTTGTTAAGTCAGTTTATTTTACTGCCAGCAATTACTTATTTATTAGTAGTTTTTATAGAACCATTACCCAGTATTGCTTTAGGAATGTTTATGGTAGCGGCTTGCCCTGGAGGCAATATTTCCAATTTTATTTCTTATTTGGCTAAGGCAAATACCGCGCTTTCTGTTAGTCTTACAGCAATTGCTACGCTATTGGCCGTAGTTCTGACACCTTTGAATTTTCATTTCTGGACTATGTTATATACGCCGAGTTCTAGCTTAGTTCAAGAAATTTCGATTTCTTCATTTGAAATGATAAAATTAGTCTCGCTACTTTTAGGATTGCCTTTGTTATTAGGTATGTATGTTAATTATTTAAACGAAAAATTTGCGTTGAAAATAGCAAAAAAACTCAAATTTGTTTCTTTAATCTTTTTTGTGAGCCTTGTATTTATTGCTTTATATAATAACCGCGTCGTTTTTATGGATTATGTTTTTTATGTTTTTTGGATAGTATTAATTCACAACCTTATTGCTTTTACTACTGGGTACAGTGTAGGTAAGTTATTTAGATTGCCTAATCATAGCGTTAGGTCAGTAACTATAGAAACAGGAATACAAAATTCGGGGTTAGGTTTGTTATTGATTTTTACTTTTTTCGACGGTTTAGGTGGTATGGCATTGTTGGCTGCGTTTTGGGGGATTTGGCATATTGTTTCGGGTTTAATTTTAGCAGGCTTATGGAATTATAAAGCTGTAATTAAAGAAAGATTGGTTTGA